In one Mus caroli chromosome 14, CAROLI_EIJ_v1.1, whole genome shotgun sequence genomic region, the following are encoded:
- the Fitm1 gene encoding fat storage-inducing transmembrane protein 1 has protein sequence MERGPTVGAGLGAGTRVRALLGCLVKVLLWVASALLYFGSEQAARLLGSPCLRRLYHAWLAAVVIFGPLLQFHVNSRTIFASHGNFFNIKFVNSAWGWTCTFLGGFVLLVVFLATRRVAVTARHLSRLVVGAAVWRGAGRAFLLIEDLTGSCFEPLPQGLLLHELPDRKSCLAAGHQWRGYTVSSHTFLLTFCCLLMAEEAAVFAKYLAHGLPAGAPLRLVFLLNVLLLGLWNFLLLCTVIYFHQYTHKVVGAAVGTFAWYLTYGSWYHQPWSPGIPGHGLFPRSRSMRKHN, from the exons atGGAGCGGGGGCCGAcggtgggggcagggctgggggccGGGACCCGAGTCCGAGCACTGCTGGGATGCCTGGTCAAGGTGCTGCTCTGGGTGGCCTCTGCCTTACTGTACTTTGGAAGTGAACAAGCCGCCCGCCTCCTGGGCAGCCCTTGCTTACGGCGCCTCTACCATGCTTGGTTGGCAGCAGTGGTCATCTTTGGGCCCCTCCTGCAGTTTCACGTTAACTCTCGGACGATCTTCGCTAGCCACGGCAACTTCTTCAACAT AAAGTTTGTGAATTCAGCCTGGGGCTGGACATGCACCTTCCTGGGGGGCTTTGTGCTGCTGGTGGTGTTCCTGGCTACACGACGTGTAGCAGTGACTGCCAGGCACCTGAGCCGACTGGTGGTGGGGGCAGCTGTATGGCGGGGGGCCGGACGTGCCTTCCTACTCATCGAGGACCTGACGGGTTCCTGCTTCGAGCCTCTGCCCCAGGGCCTATTGCTGCATGAGCTGCCCGACCGCAAGAGTTGCCTGGCAGCCGGCCACCAGTGGAGGGGCTAcactgtctcctcccacaccttcctcctcaccttctgCTGCCTCCTCATGGCTGAGGAAGCCGCTGTGTTTGCCAAGTACCTGGCCCATGGGCTACCAGCTGGCGCCCCACTGCGTCTTGTTTTCCTACTCAACGTGCTGCTGCTGGGCCTCTGGAACTTCCTGCTGCTCTGCACGGTCATCTATTTCCATCAATATACCCACAAGGTGGTGGGTGCGGCAGTAGGCACGTTTGCCTGGTACCTTACCTATGGCAGCTGGTACCATCAACCCTGGTCCCCTGGGATCCCAGGCCACGGGCTCTTCCCTCGATCCCGCTCAATGCGCAaacataactga